DNA sequence from the Paenibacillus physcomitrellae genome:
ACCGGCCCTGATGGCCGTGCAAGGCTTCCTGCAGGATAAACAGGCCAAAAGCCGCGAAACACAGGAGTAAGGCAAAGTTAAGTTAAGTTAAGTTTATGGATCCCATCCAATAATTGTTGCTGTATAGAGGCAGCCAGAGTCTTCTAAAATAAACCTCTGACTCCCTACCAAAAAGCCGTCTGTCAGGAACATCCGGCAGACGGTTTTTTTGACTTCTTGCCCCGAATTTCTAAATAGCACATATCCAAAAGAACCATTTTAACGGCGGATTCCAGATTTGAAGCAGCGGCGAAGCAAAGAAGAAACGGGCCGAAGAAGAGGGGACTATAGCGCTATTTTCCATAATGAAGAGGGCGGAGTCAAAGATTAGCTAGATGATAGGACAGGAACTATACCGTGCTTCCTTTCCTAGAAACGGTTCCGGCTAACTCCTTCTATTTTCCTAATTTTCTATTGACTAAGCCTCTATTCAGTTCTAATATAAGGATAGATATGAGTTTCATGGATGGATTTACCTAATAAAATGATAAAGGCAAACCTATTGAAAGATAGGGACGCAAAACTACAGGGGCTAAAGCAATTGCTAAGCCAGCCAGTTACCGACATAAGACGCAACGTTAAACCGTTGATTTTAACCCTTCTTATTTCGGTAAGTAGGGTTTTTCGCTTTTTATAAACCTTACCTCCTGTCCGCCACGAGTCTGTGTATCTAAAGCAGGTGAATACGGATGTGGAGTTAATCATTTTACGGGGCCTCCATGACTGGATGGCTTGCCTGAATGTCTTTCATTCGGTTGGCGTTCCAGCATGAATTCAATCTGCAGCAAGGAAGCAGGCGTAAACTACAAAGGCGACGAACGGTTACTTGTCCGCTTATCCAGGCAAGTATTCTATAGAAGCCGCCAGCATGTAAGTGTACAACAACACTAGCAAGCCAGCAGAAAGAAAGTACACCGTTAACTTACGCTCTTCGATAAATAGTTCAACAATTAGGTTGAACGCGAAGCATCTAGTACCAAAGTAGCAAGTATAAGTCTGTCACACAGCAATTCTAGCAAGTATTCTGAAGCAAGACTTTAGCAGTACTCTAGCAAGACTAGCAATATCTTACTTAGAAAGACGGAAGACCTTAGCAAGACCTTCTATAAGTGTTACCTTGATATCATAACTAGACTATACTCAGCTTTGTCATTAGTAAGTCCCACAAGTAAGGAAAGGCACCGCTCTAAAGAGTGGTGCCTTTCGCATTTTAGGCCTTCTTTTCTGTCTATTCATCCCTCCTAAAAACTGGTAGTCTATAGACGAGGAGGTGATAGTTGTGATTAGCTTGATATTAGTCGCCTTAGTTGCCATAGAGCATCTTTACATACTTGTTCTGGAAATGTTTTTGTGGACTACTCCCCGGGGTAGGAAAACCTTTGGCACCACTCCAGAGTTAGCGGAGGCTTCCAAATCGCTTGCGGCCAACCAGGGTCTGTACAACGGATTTCTGGCAGCCGGTTTGGTCTGGGGGATCTTCCACCCTGACGCGGCCTTCGGACGGCAAATCGAAATTTTCTTTCTGATTTGTGTCCTTGTAGCGGCTCTTTACGGCGGAGCTACAGCCAAAAGATCCATTCTGCTGATGCAGGGCCTGCCTGCGCTTGTGGCTTTATTGGCGGTGCTTGTACTATAGCTGTTCTATAGCTCGTTCTATAGTTTATTTTATAGCTTGGTCTATAAAGAGCGCTGCAACCAAAACGGCGGATGCCCTGTTCGAAGGAGCATCCGCCGCTTTTTATTGTCCTTACTTTCCCCTATGTTTAGATTACCTTAGCCTCTTTCCCCCGAACCATTCCTTTGGAGGCATGGCGGTGGTGGAGCACATAATAAACGGCTACAGACAGAAGCGGAACCAGCCCTGCAACCAGATACATGAGGCGGTAGTCGCTGTACGAAGCAATCAACCCCATAAAGTAGGAGCCTAAGCCATAACCCAGGTCAAACAGCAGGAAAAAGGTGCCGTTAGCACTGCCCCGCCGGTGCGCCGGAGCCAGCTTCATCGCCAGTGCCTGGAAGCACGGAATGAGCGCGCCGTATCCGATCCCCATCACCACACCTGCGATCAGCACCATCGCTGAGGAATGAGCCTGACTTAGCATGATCATGCCGATGGCGAACAGCACAATGCCCGGATAATACAGATAATGCTCTTTATATTTATCAAAAATCTTCCCGATTACCGGACGGAAAGCCACGATCATGATCGCAAACACCACAAAGAAGTAACTCGTCACCTTCGTTTGGTGAATCTCGTTCGCGAAAGAGGACATAAAGCCGGACAACGAGCTGTAAGAGAAGGCCAGAATAAAACCGACCAATGAAATTGGCACCGCTTTAGGCTCAATAAAACCGCTGAGGCTCAGCCGTTTCTTGCGGCCGGCTGTTTCGGGTGCTGCAGCCGCTGCAACGGCCGCAGCAGCTTCAGCTGCTGTTGCTCCGCTGGCGCCGCTGAAGGCTGCGTTTGTGCCGCTGTCAGCGGAAGCCAAAGCCGCTCCCCTGCCGTCCTTGGCGGCCTGCTGCCGCGGCAGCTTGATCAGCAGCGTAAAGAGCAGCGACAGGGCTGCGATGGCCGACACGGCCAGCAGCAGGACGTTGATATTTTTATCCTTCCATAGAAAAAGCCCCATCGCAGGGCCGATAACCATCGCAATGCTCATGAACATGCTGAAGTATCCCATTCCCTCGCCTTGGCGCGAGTCCGGGATCATCGCGGAAGCGACTGTGCTTGTCGCGGTGGAAGCAACGGCATAACTCATGCCGTGGATCAGACGTACGACCAGGAAAAGCAGGATGCCTTTGGCTCCGAAATAACACAAGCTCGCGGCGAGGAAGACGGCCATGCCGATGACGGCCATTTTCTTTTTACCGAAACGATCGACCCACTGCCCCGAGAAAGGCCGCAGCAGCACGCCGCCAACGACATAAATCGTAATGGCCAGACCCATCTGCTGTTCATTGCCGTTCAGGCTGTCTTTCACATACAGCGGAAACGCCGTGGCCAGAATATAAAAAGTCAGAAACATAAAAAAGCTGCTCAAACAAACGACCAGGAAACTCCTCGTCCAAATTTTCTCTTTCATCAGCCAAACTCTCTCCATTTCCCGTGAAACTTGTCTCTGTATAAAACGCCTTCAGATCCCTCTTAATCCGGTGGGGAACTGAAGGGTCCGCTGTATCATTATAAATTTGAATATTCATAAAAAATAATACTTATTTTATAATCAAATCATCACATTAAAGTTATAGATCAAAAGTTGTGAATCGAATGTTATAGATTGAAAGTTATAGACCGAAGGAGACTTGTCGATGGAATTTCTGCAGCTTAAATATTTTCAGACTGTGGCCCGCCTTGAGCATATCACTAAAGCAGCCAAAGAATTAAACGTATCACAGCCTTCACTCAGCAACTCGATTCAACGGCTGGAGAACAGGCTCGGCATGCCGCTCTTCGAGCGTCAGGGCCGGCAGATCAAGCTGAATGCCTTCGGCAAAACCTATCTTCGCCGGGTGGAACAGGCTTTCCTTGAGCTCGAGGAAGGCGAACGGGAGCTGATCGATATGGCTGGACTTGAGCACGGGGTTGTCAGCATCGCCGTCTCGCTGCCTTACGTGCTGCCGACGCTGCTCAAGCAGTTCCTGACGCTGCATCCCCATGTGCGCATCGTTCAGCGTCAGCTCGGGTCGGCAGCCGAGCTGCGAAGCGAGCTGGAGAACGCCGAAATTGACTTCTGCATTTCTTCTACGGCTGTAGAGGGCCCGGACATCGAGTGGCTGACGCTCGCCGAAGAAGACTTATGCCTGACTGTACCCAAAGGTCACCGCTTTGCTTCCCGAAAATCAATCGCCCTGCGCGAAGCGGCGGACGAGCCTTTCATTTCATTGTCCGCACGCTCCAACTTCAGGGAAATCACGGATGCCTTCTGCCGCCAGGCCGGATTCGAGCCGCATGTCGCCTTTGAGCTGGAAGAGGTCAGCGCCGTGCAAACCCTCGTAGAAATGGGGCTTGGCATCACGTTTACGCTACCGCTTTCTCTCGGCAACCGGGCCTTGAATCCCGGCACCGTGCAGGTGCAGATCACCGAACCCCGCTGCCAACGAACCTTCGGCATCGCCTGGAACCGCAAGCATTATTTATCGCAAGCGGCGCAGCATTTCCGGGAGTTTGCGGTGGAGTTTTTCGGGCGGGATCGGGGATAGAGTTTGGGCGAGGTTGGGACTGGGATTAGGATGAATTCCCGGACTTCTTCCGCTTGTTATTTCCTTTCTTCAATTCGCTTCCGGAGAGAAGCGATAAACGCTTCTGTTTCGAGCGATTTCTGCTCCGCCTCTCCAAAAGTCCTGACCTGGATCCGACCTGACTCCTGCTCGGCATCGCCAACCACAAGGGTAAACGGAATTTTCTGCAGCTGCGCTTCCCGGATCCGGTAGCCCAGCTTCTCGCTCCGGCTGTCGATGTCCGCCCGGATCCCGGCCGCCAAAAGCTGCTGGTGGATCTCTTCGCCGTAATTGGCGTGGCTCTCCGCTACCGGAATAATGACGACCTGGACAGGAGCCAGCCATGCCGGGAATACACCCCCGTAATGCTCGATCAGGATACCCAGGAAACGGTCGATCGAACCGTAAACCGCGCGGTGAATCACAATGGGGGTTTGTTTCTCGTTACGTTCGTCGTAATAATTCAAACCAAATTTCTCCGGCATCTGGAAATCAAGCTGGATAGTTCCACACTGGTGGCTTCTGTTCAAAGCATCCTTGATGTGAAAATCAATCTTGGGGCCGTAGAAGGCCCCGTCGCCCGGGTTCAGGCTGTAGCCCAGCCCCGATTCTTCGAGGACATGGGCCAAAGCTTGCTCCGCCTGCTCCCACTGCTCATCGCTGCCCATCGAGTCGGCTGGCCTTGTGGACAATTCCAGGCTGTATTCGAAGCCAAAGATCCCGTAAATCTCCTGAACCAGCTGCAGCGTCCGTTTGATCTCCCATTCCATCTGGTCCGGCGTTACGAACAAGTGCGCATCATCCTGACAGAAGCTTCTCACCCGGAACAAGCCGTTCAGCGCCCCGCTGTACTCGTAGCGGTGAACCTGCCCGAACTCGGCGTAACGGACCGGAAGCTCCTTGTAGGAACGGCGTTTATTTTTGTAAAGCAGCATGTGGCCGGGACAGTTCATCGGTTTCACCGCATACTGATGCTGGTCGATCTCCGAGAAATACATGTTGTCCCGGTAATGCTCCCAATGCCCGGACTGTTCCCACATCTGCCGGTTCATGATGAATGGCGTACGGACTTCCTCATATTCGTATGTTTGCAAAAATCCCCGGGACAGGTTCTCCAGTTCCTGCCGCATCACCGTCCCTTTCGGCAGGTAAAAGGGCATCCCGGGCGCTTCCTCTGCGAACATAAACAATTCAAGCTGTTTCCCCAGCCTGCGGTGGTCGCGTTTCTGCGCTTCCTCTTGAGCCGCCAGATAACGTCTCAGCTCTTTCCCGCTCTCAAACGCAACCCCGTATACCCTTTGGAGCATCGGATTGCGGCTGTCTCCTTGCCAGTAAGCCCCGGCTACGTTCAGCAGCTTGAAGGCCAGCGGTTTGGGAGCCGCTAAATGGGCCAGGTTACCGGGATCGGCAAGGTCCCCCGCATGACGAATGTCAATGACGTCTACAAACCCTGCTTGTTCGTAAACAAGTACCCCCTCAGAATCGGGAAGTGCTATTAACCAATCCACCTTCCAACTCTCCTCTCTGGCTTCAAAAATCGGCACGGCTTCCTCTTTCGGAATCCTTCTGCATATATAAGGTTCCTTCTCAGCCGCCAGATTCTCCATCTCCCGTTCGATCATCTTCAAATCTTCCTCAGGCAAAGGGCTCGGCAAATCAAAATCATAATAAAATCCCTGATCCGTTAAAGCGAAAAGCCCCAACTTCGCCTCTGGGAACTTTTGTTGTACAACTCTTGCCAACAGTAAGGCAGCATAATTTCGACTGGCATCTTGAACTAAATGAATCACGGTAAGACACTCTCCTTTATTTTTGATTATTGATGAACAAAAAAACACGCTGTCCGCAAGGGACGAGCGTGCTCGTGGTTCCACCCAAATTCAATCTGCCGGCTGCCCGGCAAATCCTCTATGTTCTGTAACGGGAACTCCCGGCATCCCTTACTCTAACGGCAGCTATAGCAGGGCCGTCATTTCAGAAACGCAGCTACAAGGCGGTAAATCCATGCGACTTCCGAAGGGGCTTTCAGCCGGTGACCCCTCTCTCTGTTCGGTATCCTGCATGTATTCTTGCCCTTGATCTCAGCTGTTGATATTCAAATTAAAAAGAGCATGCTGTCCGCAAGGGACGAGCATGCTCGTGGTTCCACCCAAAATTTAATCTGCCGGTCGTCCGGCAAATCCTCAGCATTCTGTAACGGGAACTCCCGGCATTCCTTACTCTAACGGCAGATAAAGCAGGTCCGTTATTTCAAAAACGCAGCTACAAGGCGGTAAATCCATGCGACCCTCCGAAGGGGCTTTCAGCCGGTGACCCCTCTCTCTGTCCGGTATCCTGCATGTATTCATGTCCTTGATCTCAGCTGTTGATATTCAAATCAAAAAGAGCACGCTGTCCGCAAGGGACGAGCATGCTCGTGGTTCCACCCAAAATTTAATCTGCCGGCCGCCCGGCAAATCCTCAGTATTCTGTAACGGGAACTCCCGGCATTCCTTACTCTAACGGCAAATGCAGCAGGTCCGTTATTTCAAAAATGCAGCTACAAGGCGGTAAATTCGTGCGGCCTTCCGAAGGGGCTTTCAGCCGGGCGACCCCTCTCTCTGATCGGTATCCTGCATGCATTCATGTCCTTGATTCCAGCTTTTGTCATTCAGTTGGATATGCAGTTATGATAATCAACGAATCTGCATTTGTCAAACCTATTTCGGACAGCTCCCGCACCAAAGATGATCAAATAATCCTTTGCGCCTTACGGCAAAGCATGAACCACCGGTTTCACGTTTCTCGACCAGTTATAGCCGCTCGACGCATCCCAGTTGATGGACCAGGTCATCGCGCCGCGGATATCCGGATAAGCTTGAACCGGTTTGTAGCTGCCGCTTTGCGTTCCGTTCGCCAAGCTGCGGAGCGCGTCATTGACTACGGATGGAGCTACGTAACCGCCGCCTGCCGCCGAGGAAGTCGCAGGAACGCCAAGGCCCAGTTGGGAAGGAGAAACCCACTGCAGCGACAAGTCGGTCAAGGCCGTCAGGAATTCTACTGTGCCCTGAGAGTAACATTTTCCATCCCGTCCGAGCATACAACCCGAGTTGTAATATTGAACATTGATCACGGTCGTGATGTCTCTAAGGTTGCTGTAAAGCTGCATATAAGCCGTATTCGGACTTTGCATGTCGATCGTTTGTGGTGCCATAGTCAAAATAAATCCAGGCCCTACCTTTTGCTGCAGCTGCCGGATCGCCGTGGTCAGGTTGGGCATATTCATGCCGTGTTCCAGGTCAATGTCAATGCCGTCCAGTCCAAACCGGGTGATAATGCTGTACATGCTGTCCACAAAGTTGGCTACGTTAGGGGAAGCATTATCCAGGCTGATGTTGCCCTGCTCCCCGCCGATCGAGAGGATTACCTTCTTACCCGCCGCATGTTTGGCCTCAATGTCGCTGATGAGATTGGCATCCGTATACCCGCCGAGCGCGGAGGACAACGAAGAATCGACTCCGAATTTTACGGCTCCCGGTCTAGCTCCATCCATTTCGGCAAAAGCCAGCACGATCAAGTCATAGTCGTTTGGCACATCGCTCAGCTTCAGCGGGGTTGCACCGTTGACGAAGTTTTGCCAGTAGCCGGTCAGGATATGCTTAGGCAGCGTTCCGCCTCCTCCACCTCCGCCGCCTGACGAACCTGTCGTTGCGCTTACGCTGCTGCTGGAAGCCGATACGTTGCCTGCGGCGTCTTTGGCCGTTACCTTGAACGTATAGGCCGTAGCCGCGGCCAGCCCGGTAACCGTCGCGGATGTGCCAGTTACCGTCTGAACAACCGATCCGTTCCGGTAAACGTCATAACCGGTTACCCCTACATTATCGGTGGAGGTATTCCAGCTTAACGAAACGCTGGTGGAGGTAGTTCCGGTCACCGTAAGGTTTGATGGAGCCGTAGGCGCCTGCGTATCGCTTCCACCGCCTCCACCACCACCACCGCTTTGGGTTAGCTGCCACAGGGCAGGAACATTAGGCGGCTCCCAGCCAACCAGCGAGGTATGCGCCTGGATGGCTTTATACGTGCTGCTATTATAGGTGACCGTATCATTAACCGCATAGGAAACGTTCGGGGCCCAGGCACCCCGATCTGCAGCCGAAGCAACGTCTGCGCCCAATACGCCGAAAATCATCGTAAAAACCAGTACAAGCGGAAGAAAAAGACCTTTGAAAGACAACTTTTGAGAGAAAAGCTTCTTCTTCATAGATTCTCCTCCTTTATCGAATGTGTGTTAACGGCCGGACAAACCAAAGCTCACCTCCTTTACAGAGTTTAAGAGCGTTAATCCCAGCAAAATCCGGATGCAGGGGGCCATCTACCAGCAAGAGAAACCAACCGGGGAACGTAAAATAGTAGTATTCATAACAGCAAAAATAATAGGTGATCGTAGTCAGAGTAATTGCGGAAAGAGCGTTGGAGTGTCACCAAGAGTATTATGGCCTGAAGTGTTGATAGAAGTGTTGCTGGAGCGTTGTTAGGAGTGTTGTTGGAGGCAATGACAGAAGTATTGTTAGCAGTATTGTTAGCAGTATTGTTAGAAGCATTCTTAGGAATTAGAGGTTAAGGGCTGGAGTTAGTTAGAGTCTCTATTAATCATAGAAGGACCCGACTCCTACGGACTTTCTATTTTTTGGAGTTAATATAACATAATTGTAATTCTAGGGGTAGGGATAAATTTATGCGCTCTCTGCTTTAATAACCGAAACAAGAAGATTTCATCCCTTACCCAGACCCCGGCCCTAAGCAGCTCAAAAAATAAAGAAAGAGCAGATTCCCAAAGGAACCCGCTCTTTCTTTGCTTCTCTGCCCAATTCCAACAAAATTCAAACTTCTTAAGTCTTAAATCCGTTTGAACTGAATGGTGTTGATCTGCAAGCCTGGTTTGGTTACTTCCAGCTTCATTTCGTAGACACCGGCTTCCAGAACGATGTGCACCAGCGTCTGTTTGATCCAGTTCGCATTTGTGCCGTTCGTTTGAATGGTGGTTACGATCTGTCCGTTCAGAATCAAATTGCATGCGCTTTGAGCCTGATCCGATTCCGCAGACATAAGACCGGCATAGAGACGATATTTACCGGCTTCTTCTACCCGGATATAGGTCGTTCCTTCGGTCTCCGTTGCCACCGCGGTCTCTTCCGCTACAACCTGAACCTGTTCAGGCGCAAGGGAAGCATCCGCTTTATAGGATTTAACCTCTTCATCCGTTGCCTGCCAGTCTCTGGAGAATACCGGAGCATGCATCAGGAAGCGGCAGATGTTCATAGCCGAACGCTGCAGCTCTCCGCGGGTCAAGGTGCCGTTCTCCAGCGATTCGCGGGAGTTGTCGTCCCAGACATTCGTCTCTGCGCCATAGTTGGCCACAACCATGTACAGGTCGTTTTGAGCGCGTACCATGAAATTGGTGAATTTGCGGCTTGCCGGCCCACCGTTCACGGTATCGTTCATAACCGCCCACCAGTCCGTCATCACAATACCGGTATATCCCCACTCACCGCGAAGAATTGTGGTGTTCAGGTCGTAGTTGGAAGCCGCCCAGTGACCATTCACCGGATTGTAGGAGGTCATGATCGAATTGGCTCCGCTTTCCTTAACGGCAATTTCGAAGCCTTTCAGGTAAATCTCGCGCAAAGCCCGTTCAGATACCACGGCATCTACCTTGGTCCGGTATTGCTCCTGGTTGTTGCAGGCAAAATGCTTCAACGTGGCGTTGGAACCGCCTTTCTTGATGCCGTTCACGCAAGCTGTTGCAAACAGACCGGAAATCAGCGGATCTTCAGAGAAGTACTCAAAGTTCCGTCCGTTCAGCGGGCTGCGGCGGATGTTCAGGCCAGGTCCGAGCAGCGTATCAATCTCGTTGCGAAGCAGCTCCTGACCCTCAAGTACATAAAGCTCCTCAACCAGCGCTGTGTCCCAGGTAGCAGCCAGCAGCGTTCCGATCGAAACCTGGGTTGCTTTGTCCCCGCTGTCCATCCGGATACCGGAAGGACCGTCCGCTGTACAGCCGACAGGAATGCCGAAGCCCTGAAGCGGTTCGCTGACCCCGCCAAACGCCGAAGCCGTTCCCGGCGTAACCCGCGGGCTGCTCATGCCTTCGCCGCGCACGATGGCCATCAGATCCTCGTCACTCAGCTGAGCAATGAAGGTCTCCATGCTGACTTTGCCATCCAGCACATCCTGCAGTTTGTAGCCTTGGTCGCCAGTGTACTCAAACGACTGTGGAAGGTTCTTCTCAATCCGCTCAGCCAGCGAGAATTGCAGCTTTGGAACCTCGGTATATTCCAGCTCATAAGTGCCGTCGGTCTTACGGCTCCCCGGCTTCATGCGTGTGAAATCCTCAGTCGGCGCCAGCGCCTGCTGGAGCTGTTCGATCACCTGGAGCGATTCCACAACATAACCGTTTTGGCCGTCTACGGCCACTTCGGAAAGCTTTTTCACACTGGTTCCGGCAAAAATATGATAAGTTCCCTCTTCGAGCACATAAGCGTAAGCGTGTCCTGTTACGCCCGCATCGTCATAGGAAACCATACGTGTTACCGGGAAGCTGATCGTCAGCTTCTGCGATTCGCCCGGCTGGAGAAGGCTTGTCTTGCCGAAAGCAGCAAGTACTTTAGCCGGCTGGCCCAGCTTTCCTTGAGGAGCTTCATAATAAAGCTGAACAACTTCTTTACCTGCGTAAGTGCTGCCAGTGTTCATTACGTTAACGGATGCTTCGATATACGGCGCTCCGCCTTGGGTC
Encoded proteins:
- a CDS encoding DUF1304 domain-containing protein, producing the protein MVVISLILVALVAIEHLYILVLEMFLWTTPRGRKTFGTTPELAEASKSLAANQGLYNGFLAAGLVWGIFHPDAAFGRQIEIFFLICVLVAALYGGATAKRSILLMQGLPALVALLAVLVL
- a CDS encoding MFS transporter; the encoded protein is MKEKIWTRSFLVVCLSSFFMFLTFYILATAFPLYVKDSLNGNEQQMGLAITIYVVGGVLLRPFSGQWVDRFGKKKMAVIGMAVFLAASLCYFGAKGILLFLVVRLIHGMSYAVASTATSTVASAMIPDSRQGEGMGYFSMFMSIAMVIGPAMGLFLWKDKNINVLLLAVSAIAALSLLFTLLIKLPRQQAAKDGRGAALASADSGTNAAFSGASGATAAEAAAAVAAAAAPETAGRKKRLSLSGFIEPKAVPISLVGFILAFSYSSLSGFMSSFANEIHQTKVTSYFFVVFAIMIVAFRPVIGKIFDKYKEHYLYYPGIVLFAIGMIMLSQAHSSAMVLIAGVVMGIGYGALIPCFQALAMKLAPAHRRGSANGTFFLLFDLGYGLGSYFMGLIASYSDYRLMYLVAGLVPLLSVAVYYVLHHRHASKGMVRGKEAKVI
- a CDS encoding LysR family transcriptional regulator, translating into MEFLQLKYFQTVARLEHITKAAKELNVSQPSLSNSIQRLENRLGMPLFERQGRQIKLNAFGKTYLRRVEQAFLELEEGERELIDMAGLEHGVVSIAVSLPYVLPTLLKQFLTLHPHVRIVQRQLGSAAELRSELENAEIDFCISSTAVEGPDIEWLTLAEEDLCLTVPKGHRFASRKSIALREAADEPFISLSARSNFREITDAFCRQAGFEPHVAFELEEVSAVQTLVEMGLGITFTLPLSLGNRALNPGTVQVQITEPRCQRTFGIAWNRKHYLSQAAQHFREFAVEFFGRDRG
- the thrS gene encoding threonine--tRNA ligase, encoding MEPRARSSLADSVFFCSSIIKNKGECLTVIHLVQDASRNYAALLLARVVQQKFPEAKLGLFALTDQGFYYDFDLPSPLPEEDLKMIEREMENLAAEKEPYICRRIPKEEAVPIFEAREESWKVDWLIALPDSEGVLVYEQAGFVDVIDIRHAGDLADPGNLAHLAAPKPLAFKLLNVAGAYWQGDSRNPMLQRVYGVAFESGKELRRYLAAQEEAQKRDHRRLGKQLELFMFAEEAPGMPFYLPKGTVMRQELENLSRGFLQTYEYEEVRTPFIMNRQMWEQSGHWEHYRDNMYFSEIDQHQYAVKPMNCPGHMLLYKNKRRSYKELPVRYAEFGQVHRYEYSGALNGLFRVRSFCQDDAHLFVTPDQMEWEIKRTLQLVQEIYGIFGFEYSLELSTRPADSMGSDEQWEQAEQALAHVLEESGLGYSLNPGDGAFYGPKIDFHIKDALNRSHQCGTIQLDFQMPEKFGLNYYDERNEKQTPIVIHRAVYGSIDRFLGILIEHYGGVFPAWLAPVQVVIIPVAESHANYGEEIHQQLLAAGIRADIDSRSEKLGYRIREAQLQKIPFTLVVGDAEQESGRIQVRTFGEAEQKSLETEAFIASLRKRIEERK
- a CDS encoding chitinase; this translates as MKKKLFSQKLSFKGLFLPLVLVFTMIFGVLGADVASAADRGAWAPNVSYAVNDTVTYNSSTYKAIQAHTSLVGWEPPNVPALWQLTQSGGGGGGGGSDTQAPTAPSNLTVTGTTSTSVSLSWNTSTDNVGVTGYDVYRNGSVVQTVTGTSATVTGLAAATAYTFKVTAKDAAGNVSASSSSVSATTGSSGGGGGGGGTLPKHILTGYWQNFVNGATPLKLSDVPNDYDLIVLAFAEMDGARPGAVKFGVDSSLSSALGGYTDANLISDIEAKHAAGKKVILSIGGEQGNISLDNASPNVANFVDSMYSIITRFGLDGIDIDLEHGMNMPNLTTAIRQLQQKVGPGFILTMAPQTIDMQSPNTAYMQLYSNLRDITTVINVQYYNSGCMLGRDGKCYSQGTVEFLTALTDLSLQWVSPSQLGLGVPATSSAAGGGYVAPSVVNDALRSLANGTQSGSYKPVQAYPDIRGAMTWSINWDASSGYNWSRNVKPVVHALP
- a CDS encoding glycoside hydrolase family 3 protein, which translates into the protein MSKQLIGVPLEGFAEFSRKVAADGAVLLKNEGQVLPLGNGESVSVFGRTQVNYYRSGTGSGGSVNVAYTTNLLDGLRSKTNLKVDEELAAVYEKWIEQNPFDNGGGGWAAEPWHQKEMPLSDELVAQARTRSEKAVVVIGRTAGEDQDNAGEPGSYLLTADELDMIKKVTSHFDKTVVVLNVSNIIDMSWVNDSSYVHPISTVIYSWHGGMEGGNAIADVLAGEVTPSGKLTDTIAYSLEDYPSTQNYGNEFKNLYQEDIYVGYRYFETFCPDKVQYEFGFGLSYTTFDVKPEAAKVVTQGGAPYIEASVNVMNTGSTYAGKEVVQLYYEAPQGKLGQPAKVLAAFGKTSLLQPGESQKLTISFPVTRMVSYDDAGVTGHAYAYVLEEGTYHIFAGTSVKKLSEVAVDGQNGYVVESLQVIEQLQQALAPTEDFTRMKPGSRKTDGTYELEYTEVPKLQFSLAERIEKNLPQSFEYTGDQGYKLQDVLDGKVSMETFIAQLSDEDLMAIVRGEGMSSPRVTPGTASAFGGVSEPLQGFGIPVGCTADGPSGIRMDSGDKATQVSIGTLLAATWDTALVEELYVLEGQELLRNEIDTLLGPGLNIRRSPLNGRNFEYFSEDPLISGLFATACVNGIKKGGSNATLKHFACNNQEQYRTKVDAVVSERALREIYLKGFEIAVKESGANSIMTSYNPVNGHWAASNYDLNTTILRGEWGYTGIVMTDWWAVMNDTVNGGPASRKFTNFMVRAQNDLYMVVANYGAETNVWDDNSRESLENGTLTRGELQRSAMNICRFLMHAPVFSRDWQATDEEVKSYKADASLAPEQVQVVAEETAVATETEGTTYIRVEEAGKYRLYAGLMSAESDQAQSACNLILNGQIVTTIQTNGTNANWIKQTLVHIVLEAGVYEMKLEVTKPGLQINTIQFKRI